One segment of Marinobacter sediminum DNA contains the following:
- a CDS encoding DUF411 domain-containing protein encodes MKKQALSFALTTLLGFSTPLLAAGAAQNIHVYKSPTCGCCQDWVKHLEGNGFEVEVTETNNLNPIKIKAGLTPALASCHTAFVGDYVIEGHVPANDIHRLITEAPQARGLSVPGMPVGSPGMEIGDRRDHYQVLMFNDKGQTRIFSEYD; translated from the coding sequence ATGAAAAAGCAGGCCCTTAGTTTCGCCCTGACCACCCTTCTGGGGTTCAGCACCCCGCTTCTGGCCGCAGGCGCGGCCCAGAACATCCATGTCTACAAATCGCCTACCTGCGGATGCTGCCAGGACTGGGTCAAACACCTGGAAGGCAATGGTTTCGAGGTAGAAGTCACCGAGACCAACAACCTCAATCCGATCAAGATCAAGGCCGGCCTGACCCCGGCCCTGGCCAGTTGCCACACCGCGTTTGTGGGTGACTACGTGATCGAAGGCCACGTGCCGGCCAACGACATCCACCGCCTGATTACAGAAGCACCCCAGGCCAGGGGGCTCAGCGTGCCTGGAATGCCGGTTGGCTCCCCAGGCATGGAGATAGGTGACCGCAGGGACCACTATCAAGTGCTGATGTTCAACGACAAGGGCCAGACCCGGATCTTTTCTGAATATGACTGA
- a CDS encoding GGDEF domain-containing protein, with protein sequence MSLKTRILGLAAGLIIVTSVTSWLAYRELSEDIIERWGQQVAEIQVRYDSARLLQSLEREIGLAKQMAQSSALINWAQAPEDQALKSDAIRQMESFRSNFRDNSYFVALRKNGHYYYNNAANEFAGDQFRYVLDPDKPDDAWFFQLIEEGRDFHLNVNPDVELGVTKLWIDVLMRGPDNQIVGMVGTGLNLDDFLQDIVDIGQDGITTLFVDYNGAIQLYRDQNFIDFASIIKPEGQKNTVDLLFDEPEDKQQILGMLQLLKKKGDQVGDVESGFVTVDGNKHLAGVAFLPAIGWFEITLLDLNTLLPKSYLWPLVGVFLVSLLVALVLFHLIIQSRILKPIVTLEHAVEKVRDGSFELPRLDKPDNEIGRLADHFEKMSHGLRHSTRELENKVAQRTDDLNRLARIDPLTGLKNRRGLDEVLDEEIQRAKRQGTGFGIIWLDIDHFKTVNDQLGHQAGDQILCRVALWLKAGVRPYDHPGRWGGDEFVVLLSPCDQQTLEQIAGRIRQLVEQESGKTGHNVTVSVGGYLCSAEDNSNTILRQADRALYQAKNQGRNRVCIATAQNGLVTAGS encoded by the coding sequence TTGAGCCTGAAAACTCGTATTCTCGGCCTGGCCGCCGGTCTGATTATCGTCACATCCGTTACCTCCTGGCTGGCCTACCGGGAGCTGTCCGAAGACATCATTGAGCGCTGGGGGCAGCAGGTTGCGGAAATACAGGTTCGCTATGACAGCGCCCGACTCCTGCAATCTCTTGAAAGAGAGATCGGCCTGGCAAAGCAGATGGCCCAATCATCGGCTCTGATCAACTGGGCACAGGCACCTGAAGATCAGGCACTCAAATCTGACGCCATTCGCCAGATGGAGAGTTTCCGTTCCAATTTCAGGGACAACAGTTACTTCGTCGCCTTGCGCAAGAATGGTCATTATTACTACAACAACGCTGCCAACGAATTCGCCGGCGATCAATTCCGGTATGTACTGGATCCGGACAAGCCGGATGACGCCTGGTTCTTTCAGTTAATCGAAGAGGGGCGGGATTTTCACCTGAACGTGAACCCGGATGTCGAGCTCGGTGTCACCAAACTCTGGATCGACGTACTCATGCGTGGCCCGGACAACCAGATCGTCGGCATGGTTGGCACCGGCCTCAATCTGGACGACTTCCTTCAGGATATCGTCGATATCGGACAGGACGGCATTACCACTCTGTTCGTGGACTACAACGGTGCGATTCAGCTGTACCGCGACCAGAACTTCATAGATTTTGCCAGTATCATCAAGCCCGAAGGCCAGAAGAATACCGTCGATCTGCTGTTTGACGAACCCGAAGACAAGCAACAAATCCTCGGCATGTTGCAACTGCTTAAAAAGAAAGGGGATCAGGTGGGCGACGTGGAAAGCGGTTTTGTCACCGTCGACGGAAACAAGCATCTGGCCGGAGTGGCCTTCCTGCCCGCCATTGGCTGGTTTGAAATTACCTTGCTGGACCTGAACACACTGCTGCCGAAGAGTTATCTCTGGCCCCTGGTAGGCGTGTTTCTGGTCAGCCTTCTTGTGGCCCTGGTGCTGTTCCATCTGATTATCCAATCCAGGATTCTCAAACCCATCGTCACTCTGGAGCATGCGGTCGAAAAGGTCAGGGATGGCAGCTTTGAACTACCACGACTGGACAAACCGGATAATGAGATTGGCCGTCTGGCAGACCATTTTGAGAAAATGAGCCACGGCCTCCGACACTCTACCCGGGAACTCGAGAACAAGGTGGCCCAACGCACGGATGACCTGAACCGCCTTGCTCGCATCGACCCGCTCACCGGCCTGAAAAACCGGCGTGGGCTGGATGAAGTCCTGGATGAGGAAATTCAGCGGGCGAAACGACAGGGCACCGGCTTCGGCATCATCTGGCTCGACATCGATCACTTCAAGACCGTCAATGACCAGCTCGGGCATCAGGCGGGTGATCAGATCCTGTGTCGCGTGGCCCTCTGGCTGAAGGCCGGAGTTCGCCCCTATGACCACCCGGGGCGCTGGGGCGGCGACGAATTCGTAGTCCTTCTGTCGCCCTGTGACCAGCAGACACTTGAGCAAATCGCCGGGCGTATACGTCAGTTGGTCGAGCAGGAGAGCGGCAAGACCGGGCATAACGTGACGGTCAGTGTCGGCGGCTATCTCTGCAGCGCTGAGGACAACAGCAACACCATTCTCAGGCAAGCCGACAGGGCGTTATACCAGGCCAAGAATCAGGGGCGTAACCGGGTGTGCATTGCCACCGCCCAAAATGGTCTGGTCACAGCGGGGAGCTGA
- a CDS encoding Fe2+-dependent dioxygenase: MILCVGNILTSDQLTRAKLAMDEGHFEDGRKTAGWHARLVKNNEQMQASSDEARRLRADVEKSLSEHPLFQMAVRPLKMTPVIFSRYRDGMTYGNHVDDPVMGRGDAKLRTDISFTLFLDEPESYDGGELVTDTTAGEQSYKLPAGSAVIYPSSTLHRVEPVTRGQRRVAIGWIQSTIRDPAQREVLFDLDTARRQLFERDGKTTEFDLLTKSLANLQRFWAEM; encoded by the coding sequence ATGATTCTGTGCGTTGGCAATATTCTGACAAGCGATCAACTGACGCGCGCAAAGCTGGCCATGGACGAGGGTCATTTCGAAGATGGCCGGAAAACTGCTGGCTGGCATGCGCGACTGGTCAAGAATAACGAGCAGATGCAGGCATCCAGCGATGAGGCCCGCCGTCTCCGAGCCGACGTTGAAAAGTCACTGAGTGAACACCCGCTTTTCCAGATGGCGGTGCGCCCGCTGAAAATGACGCCTGTTATTTTCAGTCGCTATCGTGACGGCATGACTTACGGGAATCATGTGGATGACCCGGTGATGGGCCGCGGAGATGCAAAGCTGCGAACAGATATATCCTTTACCCTGTTCCTGGATGAGCCCGAGAGTTATGACGGAGGTGAACTGGTTACGGATACCACGGCCGGTGAACAATCCTACAAGCTTCCGGCCGGATCGGCGGTCATCTACCCTTCGTCTACCCTGCACCGGGTCGAGCCGGTCACCCGGGGGCAGCGCCGTGTAGCCATCGGCTGGATACAGAGCACCATCCGTGACCCGGCCCAGCGAGAAGTTCTGTTTGATCTTGATACCGCCCGAAGACAGCTCTTTGAGCGGGATGGCAAGACCACGGAATTTGATCTGCTTACCAAGTCGCTCGCCAATCTCCAGCGTTTTTGGGCCGAGATGTAG
- a CDS encoding ribonuclease R family protein: MLNADALSQLRQLKSDIEENKVVFPGTVKATNGRFGFVALDEGRDVFLPPEEMQKVLPGDRVNVTEQEVEKGKVQGAVDELLETRLTTFVGRYLVKGKGHFVVPETPGINRWIFIPPKERMNAKPDDYIYCEIHKHPIKDGKGQARILRVIGKAGEPGIERSLTLATFDLADTWPEQVQAQADSLSEKDIEAHEAGRQDRTAQPYVTIDSPGTQDMDDALLAEPNATGWTLSIAIADPTSVLEPDSPAEQEAFNRATAIYFPGEPLPMLPDSISTRLCSLMPDVNRLALVCDLQVNNDGSLGDYSFHQAVIRSHRKLSYELVANLIEGREDDEIKALPDAVANSLDQLHQVATALRKWRNEHALLSGDRPEFRLRLDENKRIRLIEPSVQNEAHRLVEECMVAANRCAAGFLARQASGLFIQHPGLRDDRIDNIRALLESHAPHLSDVDANSAEGFRHLMKHTEKLGAEVPVKAIISRQLARAELGFEAAPHQGMGLDAYTTFTSPLRKFSDFYVHRLIKAALWDVPMKALTEDQLENLQKAQIRARQAASSLEAWLKSDFARTLGEETLSGVISRTVPAGFFVRLDANGLEGFVSCKDLDGKYSFDPVTLRLIHNKNGRIFQLEQPVKVTFAGVDEERRQINFKLVEAEEIQLTGTDSANS, translated from the coding sequence ATGCTTAATGCCGACGCTCTCAGCCAGTTGCGCCAGCTGAAATCCGACATCGAGGAAAACAAGGTGGTCTTTCCCGGCACCGTCAAAGCCACCAACGGCCGTTTCGGGTTTGTCGCCCTTGATGAAGGCAGGGACGTTTTCCTGCCTCCGGAAGAGATGCAGAAGGTTCTGCCCGGCGACCGGGTGAACGTGACCGAGCAGGAAGTCGAGAAAGGCAAGGTCCAGGGTGCGGTGGATGAACTCCTGGAGACCCGGCTGACCACCTTTGTCGGCCGTTACCTGGTCAAAGGCAAAGGCCATTTCGTGGTACCGGAAACTCCCGGCATCAACCGCTGGATTTTCATTCCTCCGAAAGAGCGCATGAACGCCAAGCCGGACGACTACATCTATTGCGAGATTCACAAGCACCCGATCAAGGATGGCAAGGGCCAGGCCCGTATCCTGCGGGTGATTGGCAAGGCCGGCGAGCCGGGGATTGAACGTTCACTGACCCTGGCAACCTTCGATCTTGCGGATACCTGGCCAGAACAGGTTCAGGCCCAGGCCGACAGCCTCAGTGAGAAGGATATCGAAGCGCATGAAGCCGGCCGGCAAGACCGTACCGCTCAGCCTTATGTAACCATCGACAGTCCGGGCACACAGGATATGGACGACGCTCTGCTGGCGGAACCCAACGCCACGGGCTGGACCCTGTCCATTGCCATTGCCGATCCGACGTCGGTCCTTGAGCCTGACAGCCCGGCAGAGCAGGAGGCCTTCAATCGTGCCACTGCCATCTACTTTCCGGGCGAACCCCTGCCGATGCTACCGGACAGCATCAGCACCCGCCTGTGCTCTCTGATGCCCGACGTCAACCGCCTGGCACTGGTGTGTGACCTGCAAGTCAACAACGATGGCAGCCTCGGTGACTACAGCTTCCATCAGGCCGTCATCCGCTCACACCGCAAGCTCAGTTATGAGCTGGTGGCCAACCTGATCGAGGGCCGCGAAGACGACGAGATCAAGGCGCTGCCGGATGCCGTTGCCAACAGCCTGGATCAACTGCACCAGGTGGCCACTGCCCTGCGCAAATGGCGCAATGAGCATGCCCTTCTCAGCGGCGACCGGCCGGAATTCCGATTGCGCCTGGATGAGAACAAGCGCATTCGCCTGATTGAGCCCTCGGTGCAGAACGAAGCCCACCGACTGGTTGAGGAATGCATGGTGGCCGCCAACCGATGTGCCGCCGGGTTCCTGGCGCGCCAGGCCTCGGGCCTGTTTATTCAGCACCCGGGTCTTCGGGACGACCGTATTGATAACATCCGTGCCCTGCTGGAAAGCCACGCGCCGCACCTGTCAGACGTAGACGCCAACAGCGCGGAAGGTTTCAGGCATCTGATGAAGCACACTGAGAAGCTCGGGGCCGAAGTGCCGGTGAAAGCCATCATTTCCCGCCAGCTGGCCCGCGCCGAATTAGGGTTTGAAGCAGCGCCGCACCAGGGTATGGGGCTCGACGCCTATACCACCTTCACCTCACCGTTGCGCAAGTTCTCGGACTTCTATGTGCACCGGTTGATCAAGGCTGCCCTTTGGGACGTGCCCATGAAGGCATTGACGGAGGATCAGCTGGAAAACCTGCAGAAGGCCCAGATTCGTGCCCGTCAGGCCGCCAGCAGTCTGGAAGCCTGGCTGAAGAGCGATTTTGCCAGGACCCTGGGCGAAGAAACCCTGTCTGGCGTCATCAGCCGCACAGTCCCGGCCGGCTTTTTCGTCCGGCTCGACGCCAATGGCCTCGAAGGCTTTGTGAGCTGCAAGGATCTGGACGGAAAGTACAGTTTTGATCCGGTCACCCTGCGCCTGATCCATAACAAAAACGGCCGCATCTTCCAGCTGGAGCAGCCGGTGAAGGTCACCTTTGCAGGTGTGGACGAAGAACGCCGTCAGATCAATTTCAAACTGGTGGAAGCCGAAGAGATCCAGCTCACAGGCACAGACTCGGCGAACAGTTGA
- a CDS encoding acyltransferase, giving the protein MLSFLPAPVIGVLNSILLGINTLFWCILLYIPAILKLIVPIKGFQVLCTKAIIAIAEAWVACNVGWMKLTHGTKWDVKGAENLKRESWYLVLSNHQSWVDILAMQRVFNHRAPFLKFFLKQQLMWVPVIGLAWWGLDFPFMKRYTREYLIKHPEKRGEDLKATRVACEKFRHTPVSVMNFVEGTRFTQVKHDKQKSPYKHLLTPKAGGVGFVLDAMGDSIQTLVDVTIAYPGGAPTFWDFICGRVKEVRMEIHTAEIPEHLKGRDYSADAEHRRNVKDWLAEQWRAKDERLERMLG; this is encoded by the coding sequence ATGCTTAGTTTCCTTCCTGCTCCTGTTATCGGCGTACTTAATTCCATTTTGCTGGGCATCAATACTCTGTTCTGGTGCATCCTGCTGTATATCCCGGCCATACTGAAGCTCATTGTCCCGATCAAGGGCTTCCAGGTGCTCTGCACCAAGGCGATCATTGCCATTGCCGAAGCCTGGGTTGCCTGTAATGTCGGCTGGATGAAGTTGACTCACGGAACGAAGTGGGACGTGAAAGGCGCGGAAAACCTGAAGCGGGAGAGCTGGTATCTGGTACTCAGCAACCACCAGAGCTGGGTGGATATCCTGGCCATGCAGCGGGTGTTCAATCACCGTGCGCCGTTCCTGAAGTTTTTCCTGAAACAGCAGCTCATGTGGGTCCCGGTCATCGGCCTGGCCTGGTGGGGGCTCGACTTCCCCTTTATGAAGCGCTACACCCGCGAGTACCTGATCAAGCATCCGGAAAAGCGTGGTGAAGACCTCAAGGCCACCCGTGTTGCTTGCGAGAAGTTCCGCCACACGCCGGTCAGCGTGATGAACTTTGTGGAAGGCACCCGCTTTACCCAGGTCAAGCACGATAAACAGAAGTCGCCCTATAAGCACCTGCTCACACCGAAAGCCGGTGGCGTGGGGTTTGTTCTCGATGCCATGGGTGATTCGATTCAGACCCTGGTGGATGTCACCATTGCCTATCCCGGCGGTGCGCCGACGTTCTGGGATTTTATCTGCGGACGGGTGAAGGAAGTCAGGATGGAGATCCACACAGCGGAAATCCCGGAGCACCTCAAGGGCCGGGACTATTCAGCGGACGCTGAGCACCGCAGGAATGTGAAGGACTGGCTGGCGGAGCAGTGGCGAGCCAAGGACGAACGGCTGGAGCGGATGCTGGGTTGA
- a CDS encoding alpha/beta fold hydrolase, which produces MPNFVKSAADKASGLTQQTALYAGNAFDRVFRAASLVQAGQTPFETLHSDGLVSLRYYPPLEEDFIELDDSVIPVARQTHRTPIVIIPPLAVNMLIYDLFPQRSLVRFLRAKGFEVYLIDWGVPTRAHSHYNLHTYVAELLPAYLNRVREHSGEQELSLHGWSLGGMFTLFYSALSNDQHVRNAIVLGSPIDSHASGILGLLNQRMADVADFVRKRTGFRIHDVKPHWFHTPGWANTIGFKLTSPIASVMSYWELVVRLGDREFVTNHATTSAFLDRMVAYPGGIIQDTVVRVWIDNQLSKGDIQIGDDIARLENVNANLLAIAGSDDSMVTPDAANRVMDHVSSEDKTFRVVPGGHMGILAGSKAPKESWMALAEWLAERSN; this is translated from the coding sequence ATGCCCAACTTCGTTAAGTCCGCCGCCGACAAGGCATCGGGGCTGACCCAGCAGACCGCCCTCTATGCCGGCAATGCCTTCGACCGGGTATTCCGCGCCGCCAGCCTGGTGCAGGCCGGACAAACGCCGTTTGAGACACTGCACAGTGACGGACTGGTGAGTCTCCGCTACTACCCGCCGCTTGAAGAAGACTTCATCGAACTGGATGACTCGGTGATTCCAGTCGCGCGCCAGACTCACCGTACCCCCATTGTCATTATCCCGCCGCTGGCTGTGAACATGCTCATCTACGACCTGTTTCCCCAGCGCAGCCTGGTAAGATTCCTGCGCGCCAAAGGCTTCGAGGTCTACCTGATCGACTGGGGCGTACCAACAAGAGCACACAGCCATTACAACCTGCACACCTACGTGGCCGAACTATTACCGGCGTACCTGAACCGGGTGCGCGAACACAGCGGCGAACAGGAACTGAGCCTGCACGGCTGGAGTCTGGGCGGCATGTTCACCCTGTTCTACTCCGCCCTGAGCAACGACCAGCACGTACGCAACGCCATCGTGCTCGGCTCCCCCATCGACAGCCACGCCTCCGGTATCCTTGGCCTGCTGAACCAGCGCATGGCCGACGTCGCCGACTTCGTGCGCAAACGCACCGGCTTCCGGATCCACGACGTCAAACCCCACTGGTTCCACACCCCCGGCTGGGCCAACACCATCGGATTCAAACTGACCAGCCCCATCGCCAGCGTGATGAGCTACTGGGAACTGGTGGTACGCCTGGGCGACCGCGAATTCGTCACTAACCACGCCACCACCTCCGCCTTCCTCGACCGGATGGTCGCTTACCCCGGCGGCATCATCCAGGACACCGTCGTAAGAGTCTGGATCGACAACCAGCTCTCCAAAGGTGATATCCAGATCGGCGACGACATCGCCCGGCTGGAAAACGTAAACGCCAACTTACTGGCCATCGCCGGCAGCGACGACTCCATGGTCACGCCAGACGCCGCCAATCGGGTGATGGACCACGTCAGCTCTGAAGACAAGACCTTTCGGGTCGTACCCGGTGGCCATATGGGCATTCTGGCCGGCAGCAAAGCGCCGAAGGAAAGCTGGATGGCATTGGCTGAGTGGTTGGCAGAGCGATCTAACTGA
- a CDS encoding haloacid dehalogenase type II, which translates to MTMRVAFDVYGTLVDPMGMSDLLKQDAGEDAEAVAALWREKQLEFSFRKGLMRVYEDFGVCTRQALRFAMATRKLPLSQQREDELMTAYLSLPAFDDSLPALKALQGQYPLFAFSNGSYPALEKVLGHNGLLEQFEDLVSVDDIKSFKPDPAVYTYARRKTGAWDEPLCLVSSNAWDVIGARAAGLLAVWVKRDSEKVFEDWGIEPSAVIGSLSELPATLKNL; encoded by the coding sequence ATGACTATGCGAGTCGCGTTCGATGTCTACGGGACCCTGGTAGACCCTATGGGTATGTCGGATCTGCTGAAACAGGACGCCGGCGAAGATGCTGAAGCGGTGGCTGCCCTGTGGCGGGAGAAGCAGCTGGAGTTCTCCTTTCGCAAGGGGCTGATGAGGGTCTATGAGGACTTCGGTGTCTGTACCCGTCAGGCCTTGCGCTTCGCCATGGCAACCCGGAAATTGCCCTTGTCGCAACAGCGTGAGGACGAGTTGATGACGGCTTATTTGTCGCTGCCGGCCTTTGACGATTCTTTGCCGGCGCTGAAGGCTCTGCAAGGTCAGTATCCATTATTCGCGTTTTCCAATGGCAGTTATCCGGCGCTGGAAAAGGTGCTGGGGCACAATGGCTTGCTCGAGCAGTTTGAAGATCTGGTGTCGGTCGATGACATCAAGAGTTTCAAGCCGGACCCGGCTGTGTATACCTATGCGCGTCGGAAAACCGGGGCCTGGGATGAGCCGTTGTGCCTGGTGTCCAGCAATGCCTGGGATGTCATTGGGGCCCGGGCTGCAGGGTTGCTGGCGGTCTGGGTTAAGCGGGATTCGGAGAAGGTGTTTGAGGACTGGGGGATTGAGCCTTCTGCCGTTATTGGCTCGCTTTCTGAGTTGCCCGCTACTCTGAAGAATCTCTAA
- a CDS encoding LysR family transcriptional regulator has protein sequence MNPVDTFNLDIRALGTFIAVLDEGSVSRAAVKLGVGQSAVSHTLERLRQALGDPLFVKSGRGITPTRYALQAGPHIRQILDDLHSLSSGPPFSPETAEFTFTIAANDYQRDLLLPPLTRILRREAPGIHLQVIPSGIPSADMLRKDVCDLIISPHAPESTDIMQRGLMADRMVVFYDPEQREAPKDLPEYLKADHIALLFATGEKPGLETSLTARGLTRRTVVTVSNFSGLPEFLRGTDMLATAPELMSKHLLRDFAWTPLPFDFKPFTLLMLWHRRNQNDPAHRWLRNHVNGVAAAMNGLSQ, from the coding sequence ATGAACCCCGTTGATACATTCAATCTCGACATCCGCGCCCTTGGAACCTTCATTGCCGTCCTCGACGAAGGCAGCGTTTCCCGCGCCGCCGTCAAACTCGGTGTTGGCCAGTCCGCTGTCAGCCACACCCTGGAGCGCCTGCGACAGGCTCTGGGAGACCCGCTGTTCGTCAAATCCGGCCGTGGCATCACACCAACCCGATACGCCCTGCAAGCCGGACCGCACATCCGCCAGATACTGGACGACCTGCATTCACTCTCGTCAGGCCCTCCATTTTCACCGGAAACCGCAGAGTTCACCTTTACCATCGCCGCTAACGATTACCAGCGGGACCTCCTGTTACCGCCGCTGACAAGGATCCTGCGCCGGGAAGCGCCGGGGATACACCTGCAAGTAATTCCATCAGGCATTCCCAGTGCCGACATGCTGCGCAAGGATGTCTGCGACTTGATCATCTCGCCCCACGCTCCGGAATCGACAGACATCATGCAGCGGGGCCTGATGGCTGACCGCATGGTGGTGTTTTATGATCCGGAACAGCGGGAAGCACCGAAGGATCTGCCCGAATACCTGAAGGCCGACCACATTGCGCTGCTCTTCGCCACCGGTGAGAAACCGGGACTGGAAACCTCCCTCACAGCCCGGGGCCTGACCCGGCGCACGGTGGTCACCGTCTCCAACTTCTCCGGGTTGCCGGAGTTCCTGCGCGGCACCGACATGCTCGCCACCGCCCCGGAACTGATGAGCAAACACTTACTCAGGGATTTCGCCTGGACGCCCCTGCCCTTTGACTTCAAGCCATTCACCCTGCTGATGCTTTGGCACCGCCGCAACCAGAACGACCCCGCCCACCGCTGGTTACGGAACCATGTCAATGGCGTTGCCGCCGCCATGAACGGGCTGAGCCAGTAA
- a CDS encoding Bcr/CflA family multidrug efflux MFS transporter, translating to MLTLTSIWTTILLAAAVALGPLATDMYLPALPQIGSDFGTGTDQVQLTLSLYMVGFAIAQLICGPLADRFGRKPIMIGGFVLFAIASIGCALATNIETLILCRFLQALGGSAGPVLGRAAIRDIYTPQEAAKILAILASIMALAPAIAPTIGGFLVAGLGWSSIFLALGGYALVMAVVVALGIPEPMHPEHRQPLKLCSLLRNYRSIAGDVSFLGYTLTNALIFSGLFAFLSGSSFVLIDFLGVAPEHFGLFFACMVAGFVAGNLSAVRLGRKLLPDQILVRGLVTAVAGGSLMAGLALSEVYNVWAVILPQTLFMVGTGMVLPQTMAGAMANFPRMAGSASALYGFVQMGVAAGVGMLVGHLHDGTSMIMAVIIAICACAALASYLLLVQRYPASDFEPQGVSAR from the coding sequence ATGCTTACGTTAACCAGTATCTGGACAACCATACTACTCGCGGCCGCCGTGGCTCTGGGCCCGCTTGCGACCGACATGTATCTGCCGGCACTGCCACAGATCGGCAGTGACTTTGGTACCGGTACCGATCAGGTTCAGCTGACACTCAGTCTCTACATGGTCGGCTTTGCCATCGCCCAGCTTATTTGCGGACCACTGGCCGACCGCTTCGGCCGCAAACCGATCATGATCGGTGGTTTTGTGCTGTTCGCCATCGCCAGTATTGGTTGCGCTCTCGCGACGAATATCGAAACACTGATTCTGTGCCGGTTCCTGCAAGCTCTGGGGGGTTCCGCAGGCCCGGTACTTGGCCGTGCCGCCATTCGGGACATCTATACCCCGCAGGAAGCGGCAAAGATTCTCGCCATTCTGGCCAGCATCATGGCGCTGGCGCCCGCTATTGCCCCAACCATCGGCGGTTTTCTGGTCGCTGGTCTCGGCTGGTCATCCATCTTCCTCGCACTCGGTGGCTATGCCCTGGTCATGGCGGTCGTCGTGGCTCTTGGCATCCCTGAGCCCATGCACCCGGAGCACCGCCAGCCGCTGAAACTCTGCAGCCTGCTGCGCAACTATCGAAGCATCGCTGGCGATGTCAGCTTTCTGGGTTACACCCTGACCAACGCGCTGATTTTCTCGGGCCTGTTCGCATTTCTGTCCGGCTCGTCGTTCGTGCTGATCGATTTCCTCGGCGTGGCGCCGGAGCATTTTGGCCTCTTCTTCGCCTGTATGGTTGCCGGTTTTGTTGCCGGCAACCTGTCCGCGGTTCGGCTTGGCAGAAAACTGCTTCCGGACCAGATTCTGGTAAGGGGGCTGGTAACCGCAGTCGCCGGCGGCAGCCTTATGGCCGGCCTGGCGTTAAGTGAAGTTTACAACGTCTGGGCAGTCATCCTGCCTCAAACCCTGTTCATGGTCGGGACCGGCATGGTTCTGCCTCAAACCATGGCCGGTGCCATGGCTAACTTCCCGCGTATGGCCGGCTCCGCCTCTGCGCTGTATGGCTTCGTGCAGATGGGAGTTGCGGCCGGAGTTGGCATGCTGGTGGGTCATCTTCACGACGGCACATCGATGATTATGGCGGTAATCATTGCCATCTGTGCCTGCGCTGCACTGGCCAGCTACCTTTTGCTGGTACAGCGCTACCCGGCGTCTGACTTCGAGCCTCAGGGTGTTTCCGCCCGGTAG
- the tpx gene encoding thiol peroxidase gives MTTVNLDGNPIELSGNFPKAGDNAPPFTLTNSGLEEVKLDNWAGKRKILNIIPSIDTGVCAASTRKFNEQASSLDNTAVLVISADLPFAAARFCGAEGLQDVITLSSFRNYSFQQDYGVAIQDGPLAGLCARAVVVLDEDNKVLHSQLVDEIKDEPDYEAALKAL, from the coding sequence ATGACTACTGTGAATCTCGACGGAAACCCCATCGAACTTAGCGGCAACTTCCCCAAAGCCGGTGACAATGCGCCTCCCTTCACTCTGACCAACAGTGGTCTGGAAGAAGTGAAACTGGATAACTGGGCCGGCAAACGGAAGATCCTGAATATCATTCCCAGCATCGACACCGGCGTTTGCGCGGCCTCGACCCGCAAGTTCAACGAACAGGCCAGCAGCCTCGACAACACGGCTGTCCTGGTTATCTCCGCGGATCTGCCTTTCGCTGCGGCACGTTTCTGCGGCGCCGAGGGCCTTCAGGATGTGATTACCCTATCCTCGTTCCGCAACTACAGCTTCCAGCAGGACTACGGGGTTGCGATTCAGGATGGCCCACTGGCCGGCCTCTGCGCCCGCGCAGTCGTGGTCCTGGACGAGGACAACAAGGTTCTGCACAGTCAACTTGTTGACGAAATCAAAGATGAGCCGGATTACGAAGCAGCTCTCAAGGCGCTTTGA